From a single Ailuropoda melanoleuca isolate Jingjing chromosome 12, ASM200744v2, whole genome shotgun sequence genomic region:
- the LOC117795131 gene encoding olfactory receptor 5-like: protein LHYPLLMRPQVCLGLAMTSWLGGLLVSVVKTSCIASLSYCGPNILNHFFCDVSPLLNLSCTHMALTELVDFISAIVILWGSLLVAIASYVAIGRAVFRMSSATARHKAFSTCASHLVVVGIFYAATLFIYARPSRIEAMDLNKVLSVIYTVVTPTCNPVIYCLRNREVQASFRRTLYWSRG from the coding sequence CTCCACTACCCACTGCTCATGAGGCCCCAGGTCTGCCTGGGCTTGGCCATGACTTCATGGCTTGGGGGGCTGCTGGTCTCGGTGGTCAAGACATCTTGCATTGCCAGCCTGTCCTACTGCGGCCCCAACATCCTCAACCACTTCTTCTGTGATGTCTCTCCTCTGCTCAACCTGTCCTGCACTCACATGGCCCTGACCGAGCTGGTGGACTTCATCTCTGCCATTGTCATCCTCTGGGGTTCCCTCCTTGTGGCCATAGCCTCCTATGTGGCCATCGGGAGGGCTGTGTTCCGCATGTCATCAGCCACTGCCCGTCAtaaggccttctccacctgcgCATCCCACCTCGTGGTGGTGGGTATCTTCTATGCGGCCACTCTCTTCATCTATGCCCGTCCCAGCCGCATAGAAGCCATGGACCTCAACAAGGTGCTGTCAGTCATCTACACGGTGGTCACGCCCACATGCAACCCCGTCATCTACTGCCTGCGGAACAGGGAGGTCCAGGCATCATTCCGTAGAACCCTATACTGGTCCCGAGGCTGA